The Fusobacterium pseudoperiodonticum DNA window GCTTAGAAATAATTGATGTGATTATTTAACGCTTATAGATTTTATCATTTTTTTCAAACTTTGTCAATTAATCCAATAGCTTTTATTTTTCTTCTTTTTCTTTATTATAAAATAATTCTATTCTTTCTCTTTCCTTATTTTCTAATTCTATCCCCCATTTAACAAATTCTTTGATATTTTCAGATGTTAAAAAATTTATATATTTTCCTTTTTCTTCTTTTGGTATTAAAATAGGAGCTAAATTTTCTTTTAAACAACTATGAATAATTAGTAATCTTCCAGTTCTTCCATTTCCATCTCCAAAAGGATGAATCTTTTCAAATTTTATATGTTGATCCAATATTGCTTCTATCTTCTCTCCATCTGTTTTAGCATTATTTAGTCTGTATTCTAAATTTTGGCACCAATCTTCTATAACAGTTGGAACTAAATATGGTTTAGTTGTCTCAATAACTGAGCCTAAAATAATATTTTGTATCTTTTTAAATTCTCCATTGTCTTCTCTCAAATTTTCCATAATATACCTATGGTAATTTTTAATTAAATCAGTTGAAATTACTCTATCAGCTTTTAAAAGTAATTCAAAAGCTTTTTTATAATTTTTGACCTCATAGTATTCTCTTTCTGTCATTCCTTTAGGAATATAATTGTAAATAAGAATAGAAATAGTATCTCCTAAAGTTAGAGTATTTCCTTCAATAGCTGTTGAATGATGTGCTGCCCTAACTAATAAATCATCTATATACTCATTTGTCATTTTTTCTACAATAATATTCATTTTTCCCCCTGATATTACTTTACATTATTCTACATTTGTATTATATCATTTTTTTCCAATAAAAAAGAGAATGTTATATAACATTCTCTTCTTAAATTTTAATAATCTGGGTTCATCATATATTGAACTATATCGTCAACAAGTTCTGCAGTTTTTCCATTAATATCATTTAATGGGTTAAATTCAGTTATATCTGCTGATGTAACTGAATAGTTTTTAAATGCAAACTTCAATGATTTAAACATTTCATCAGATGACATTCCATTTCTAACTGGTACAGATACTCCAGGGGCGACTTCTGGATCAAAGACGTTCATATCTATACTGATATGTAGGTTATCTACATTTAGATAATCTTTAACTTCTTCTAAAACATTATCTATTCCTTTTCTTAAAATATCATCATAGTAAACTATTTTTACTCCAGTTTTTTCTATAATTTTTCTTTCTTCTACTTCAATTTCTCTTGCTCCAAAGATAACTATGTTTCTGCTATCTACTTTAGCTCCTTCATAGAAACAGTTTACAAGTTCTCTATCTCCAAGTCCTTGAATTAAAGCTAGAGGCATTCCATGGATATTTCCTGTCAATGTACTTTCAGGAGTATTCATATCTCCATGAGCACTTATCCATAAGATTCCAATTTCTTTTTCTAAAGAAACCCCTGCCACACTTCCTAACGAAATTGAGTGGTCTCCTCCAACAAGTATTGGTCTATATCCATCAATAACTGCTTCATTAACTCTCTTAGCAATCTTTTCACAAGTATGTAAAACTGTATTTTTGAATTTCAATTTCTTATCGTTGAAGTCTTCTTTTTGTCTTTCAACTGTGATTAATTCCATTTCATCAAAAGTATCTGGATATGCTTGAATTAAATCATCAGGTCCAAACTCAGTACCTGTCTTATTAACTCCAAGATTTGTTTGTACTCCAATAAGTACATTTTTCATCTTTTCAGTATATAAGTAAACAGCGTCTTCTTCTTCAATTACATTTATAGTTTCAAGTTCTGGATCTTCCATACCTTGAATATGTAAATCTGCTTCTTTTAATTCTTCTATATGATCTATTATATCTTGACTGATTCTTTCTCCAGCAATGATTATTGGTATACCAGGTGGATATGCCATTATCATTTCACCAGAAATCTTCCCTACACTTTCCTTGAATGGAACTTTATTCTTTTCACTGTAGAATGCTTCTCTTGGCATCAATACTAATTCTGGTGTTTCAGGAAGTTTTATATTATTTTTTTCTAAAGTTTTTCCTTTTCCAAAGAATCTCTTACTGATATCTCTTAAAGCATCAAGTAATCTATCTATACTTTCTTCTGTGTCACCTATAGTAACAAGTCCTAAAGTATTGTAGTAATCTGATAATTCCATTTGGATATTGTAGTCGTCTACAAGTAGACTTTCAAGTTCTCCACCCTTAAGTCCTAATTCTTTAGCTGATATAGTTATCTTTGTTGGGTCAAAAGCAAAGAAACCTTCTTTTCCAACAAGTTCTTCTCCAAAACAGTAAATTCCAGGGATTCTATTAGCTTCTCTTCTAAAGTACTTAGCAAGCTCAATAGCCTTAGTAAGTAATTCTTGCCCTTCAGTAGCTATTTGTCTTCTTGCACAGTCAAGAGATGCCATCAATGGATAAGATGGAGATGTTGTGTGAAGTAAACTTAAAATTTGTTTTACTTTTTCAACATCAACTCTATCAGAATTTACATGTATAACAGACATTTGAGTCATTGAACCTAAAATCTTATGTGTACTTTGAGTACAGATATCTGCTCCTGCATCAACAGCTGATACTGGTAATTCATCATGGAAATGTAAATGAGGTCCATGTGCTTCATCAACAATTAAAGGTATGTCATAGCTATGAACTATATCTGCTATCTTTTTTAGATCTGTTGCCACTCCATAATAAGTTGGATTTATTAAAAGTACAGCAGCTATATCAGGATCTTGTTTCAACATATTTTCAACTGTTTGAGGTTTTACCCCTAAAGCAATTCCTAAGTTTTCATCTATTTCAGGATTCATGTACACAGGTTCAGATCCACTTAAAATAATCCCTGCTGATACTGATTTATGTACGTTTCTTGGTACTAGTATTTTTTCTCCAGCTTTGATAACTGACATTATCATTGCTTGTATTGCTCCAGAAGTTCCATTTACTGCAAAAAAGCTATGTTTTACTCCATAGGCATCTGCTAGTAACTCTTGAGCTTCTTTTATACAACTTTTTGGATGATGCAAGCCATCAACCATTTTAAATATTGTTACATCTATAGAAAATGGAGCTTCTCCCATGAAGTTAAAAAACTCTTTGTCTACTCCTTTACCTCTTTTGTGTCCTGGAACATGAAATGGAAGTATATTTCTTCTTACATATTCATCTTTTAATACTGTAAATAATGGTGTTTTATTTTGGTCTAATTTAGACATATCAACCTCCCTTGTAACTTTAATTTTATTTTATTTTTTGAATACGAATTATTTTATAATTATACTAGCTAAATGTCAATAAAAAAAATAAAAAAAGATAGGCTTTTAACCTATCTTTTTAAATTTATTTGATAATTATTAAATAAATCCTTTATAGTCTCTCATGACTAAATGAGCATCTATTTGTTGTATAGTATCCAAAGCAACACCAACAACAATGATTATTCCTGTTCCACCAAAATAAACTGGAAGTCCCATAGAAGTAAATATTACATATGGTAGTATAGAGATTACTGCTAAGAATAATCCTCCACCCCATGTAATTCTTGAAGCAACACCTTCAAGATATTCTACAGTTTCTTCTCCTGGTCTTATTCCAGGTATAGTTCCTCCACTTTGTCTTAAGTTTTCAGCAACCTTTTCAGGATCAAAAACTAAAGCTGTGTAGAAAAATGAGAAGAACATTATTACTAAAGCATACAATATCATATATACTGGGTGATTTTGCCCAAATATTATAGATAAAGTTGTTTTTATTTTTAAGTCTGAAGGAAGAGCATTTACTATTACTCCAGGAATTAACATAAACACAGATGCAAAGATTACAGGCATTACTCCTGCTGTATTAAGTCTTAATGGTATAAAAGATTTTTCTCCTATTCCACTTTTTGAGCTAAATCCTTTTCCAACATAATGAATAGGAATTTTTCTTTGCCCAAGTTGAAATAATACTATTCCAGCTATAGTTACAGTAGCAAGGAATGCTACTAATACAAATAGAGGAATTAAGAATTTATCTCCTTGCATTTTTTGAACTGTTTGTATAACACTTGAAGGAGCTCTTGATATTACATTTAAGAATATAATAAGTGAAACTCCGTTTCCTATTCCTTTGACAGAAATTTGTTCTCCTACCCACATTAAGAATACAGTTCCAGCTGTTAGTGTAGTTATTGTTCTTACAAAAAAGCTTATTCCTGGATTATAAACAAGCCCAACAGATTGTAGCCAAAGGCAAACTCCAGCTCCTTGAATAATAGCAAGTGCTATTGTCAAGTATCTTGTCCATTGAGTTATTCTGTTTCTTCCAGATTCCCCTTCTTTTTGAATTTCTTCAAGTTGAGGAATAATAGATACAAGTAAACTTACAACTATTGACGCATTAATGTAAGGGATAATCCCTAATGAGAATATAGATATCCTTGTGAAGGCTCCTCCAGAAAACATATTTATATAACTAAGTACGTCACTTTTAGAAGCCATCGAAGCAAGTCTATCCACATCTACACCAGGAGCAGGAATTAAAGTTCCTACTCTGGCAACCAAGAACATTAATAATGTGAAAATAATTCTTTCTCTAAGTTCAGGAATTTTTACTATACTACTTAATCTAGAGCTAAATTTCTCCATTAAAGTCATATATACACCTACCTCAGATTAATATTATTTATTACTTTCTGCTCTTTCAAAACCTTTAACTTCAACTATTTCAACTGTTCCACCTTTTGCTTCAATAGCAGCTTGAGCTGATTTAGATATTTTATGTACTTTAACAGTTAATTTTTTGTTAAGTTCTCCATTTCCTAAAACTTTGATTCCATCTCTTACTTTTTTGATTAAGAATTTTTTGAATAAAGTTTCTAAAGTTACTTCTTCTCCATCTTCAAAGTTATCATTTAATAAACTTAAAGATATAACTGTATATTCTTTTTTGAATATAGCATTTGAGAATCCTCTTTTTGGAACTCTTCTATAGATAGGCATTTGTCCACCTTCAAAGTAAGGTTTTACTCCTCCACCTGCTCTTGAATTTTGACCATTGCTACCTTTTCCAGCTGTTTTTCCCCAACCAGATGAGTTTCCTCTTCCTATTCTTTTTCTGTTCTTTTTAGGAACTGAAGGTGTTAATTCATTTAGTTTCACTATGCTTGCACCTCCTCAATTTTTAACAAATAAGAAATTTGAGCTAATTTCCCTTTTAATTCAGGTGTTTCATTATGTTCTACAACATCATGCATCTTCTTAAGCCCTAGTGACTTTGCAGTCGCTATGTGATTAGGCTTTCTTCCGATTATGCTTTTTACAAGCTCTATTCTAAGTCTTGCCATTTCATCTTCCTCCTAGCTTAAGATATCCTTAACTTCTAATCCTCTTAAAGCTGCTATTTCTTGAGCAGTTCTAAGTAATTTTAATGCTTCCACAGTAGCTCTTGCTACATTATGTTTATTTCTTGACCCTTTAATTTTAGTTAAAATGTCATGAACCCCAACTAATTCTAATATTTCTCTTGAAGCAGAACCAGCTATTACTCCAGTCCCTTCATATGCTGGTGCCATCCATAAAGTAGTTGCTCCCCATCTTCCTGTAATTTCATGAGGTATTGTATTATTTTTTAAAGATATCTTTACGATATTCTTTTTTGCAGCTGCAATAGCTTTTCTTATAGCATCAGGAACTCCGTTTGCTTTTCCTAGTCCTAATCCTATTTTACCTTCTCCATCTCCAACAGCAGCTAATACTGAGAAAGATATTGTTCTTCCTCCTTTAGTTGTCTTAGAAACTCTAGATATCTTCAATAATTTTTCTTGATATTGATTATCTTCTCTGTTCAACAAGTGAAATCCTCCTCTCTCTAGAAATTAGAAGCTTAATCCAGCTTCTCTAGCCGCTTCTGCAAGAGCCGCTACTCTTCCTGTATATTTATATCCTGATCTATCAAAAACGATAGATTCTATTCCTTTTTCTTTAGCTCTTTCAGCTATTGCTTTACCAATGGCTTTTGCTGCTTCAACATTTCCACCATTAGCAATACTTCCTTTTAATGCTTTATCTATTGTAGATGCAGATACTAGAGTAACTCCATTTACATCATCTATTAATTGAGCAAAAATGTTAGTATTTGATCTAAAAACTGAAAGTCTAGGTCTTTCTGGAGTTCCAGAAATCTTATTTCTTATTGACATTTGCTTTTTTTGTCTTGACGCTTTTCTATCAACTTTTTTAAACAACTGTCTTACCTCCTTTTTAAGCTATTTTAAGACTTTTTACCTTCTTTTCTTCTAATATGTTCATCAGCATATTTAACCCCTTTACCTTTATATGGTTCAGGTGGTCTCTTAGCTCTTATATTAGCTGCAACTTGACCTACTAATTCTTTTTCGATTCCATCTATATGAATAGTAGTATTCTTTTCAACAGTAAAAGTAATTCCAGGTATTTCATCTATGATTACTGGATGAGAAAATCCTAAAGATATTTCTAATCCTTTTCCTTTAGCTGCTGCTCTATATCCTACCCCTACTAAAGTAAGAGTTTTTCTGTATCCTTCAGAAACTCCTTTAACCATGTTGTTGATTAAAGCTCTAGTAGTTCCGTGTATTGATCTTATGAATGGTTCATCATTAGGTCTTTCAAACGTAATGTGACCATCTTCTAATTTTATAGTTATATTTTTATTAAATTCTTTAGTTAATGTACCCTTTGGTCCTTTTACAGTAACAACATTGTCTTTTACTGAAAAATCAACTCCAGAAGGCACAGCTATAGGTTTTTTACCTACTCTTGACATTAATGTACACCTCCTAAGTTTTTATTACCATACAAATGCAAGGACTTCTCCACCAACTTTTTCAGCTCTAGCAACTTTATCTGTAATAACCCCTTTTGAAGTTGAAACTATTGCTATTCCAAGTCCAGATAGAACTCTTGGCATATCTTCCACTGAAGAGTAAACTCTTCTTCCAGGTTTAGATATTCTCTTTAATCCTTTTATAACTCTTTCTTTTCCTGCATATTTTAAATATACTCTTATGTTTTTCTTATTTTCTTCATCAGTAACAATTTTGAAATTAGAAATATATCCTTGCTCTTTTAAGATTTCAGCTATTCTTTCTTTCATCTTTGAGTGAGGTATATCTACTTTTTCATGCATAACTGCATTAGCATTTCTTACTCTTGTTAACATATCAGCAATTGGATCTGTTAAATACATCTATTTAAATCCTCCTTCCTTTGATTAATTACCAAGATGATTTTTTTACACCAGGTATAAGTCCAGCACCTGCAAGTTGTCTAAACTTAACTCTTGATATTCCGAATTCTCTCATAAATCCTCTTGGTCTACCATCTAATTGACATCTATTTCTTTTTCTAACAACTGAAGAATCTTTTGGTAATTTGTTTAATTCAAACATAGCTTCCATATCTCCAGCAGCGATTCTTTTCTTTAATTCAGCTCTTTTTTCAGCATATTTGTCAACAAGTTTTGCTCTTTTAACATCTCTTGCGATCATTGACTTTTTCGCCATCTACTTTAACCTCCCTACAATTACTTCTTGAAAGGCATTCCAAAAGCCTTTAGTAATGCTCTTCCTTCTTCATCTGTTTTTGCAGAAGAAACCATAGTGATAGACATTCCTAAAAGTTTTTCAACTTTATCAAAATCTATTTCAGGAAATACTAATTGGTCTCTCAATCCTACTGAATAATTTCCTCTTCCATCAAATGAGTCACTTGGAACTCCTTCGAAGTCTCTAACTCTTGGAAGAACTACGTTTACTAATCTATCTAAGAAATCATACATTCTTTCTTTTCTTAAAGTAACTTTTGCACCAATAGGCATTCCTTCTCTTAATTTGAAACCAGCTTCAGATTTTTTAGCTTTTCTCAATAATGGTTTTTGTCCAGTGATTAAAGTTAAGTCTGCCATAGCAGCATCTATTAATTTAGAGTTTTGAGTAGCTTCTCCAACTCCCATATTAACTATGATTTTTTCTAGTTTAGGACAATCCATGATATTTTTAATTTCTAATTCTTTCATTAATTTAGGAACCACTACTTCATTATAGAATTTGTGGTATCTTGAAACATATTTATCCACTTATGCTTTCCTCCTTTCTTATATTATTTCTCCAGATTTTTTTGAAACTCTTACTTTTTTTCCATCTCTAACTTCATATCCAACTCTTGTTGGTTGTTTAGTCTTTTCATCAAACAGCATAACTTTTGATGAGAAGATTGCAGCTTCTTTTTGTACAACTCCACCTTGTGGGTTCACTTGAGATGGCTTTAAATGTTTTGTTACTATATTTATACCTTCTACGATTATTTTTCCTTTTTTAGGGAAAACTCTTAGAACTTTACCTGTTTTCTTTTTATCTTTTCCAGATATTACATAAACTATATCTCCAGTTTTTACATGTAATGATTCAGGAACAAATTTAATTTTAGGTCTAGCCATGTTTCTTATAAGCCTCCTCTCTCATTATATAACTTCTATTGCTAGAGATAAGATTTTCATAAAGTTTTTCGCTCTTAATTCTCTTGCAACTGGTCCGAATATTCTTGTTGCTTTTGGTTCGTTGTTATTGTTGATTACAACTCCAGCATTATCATCGAATTTTATATATGAACCATCGTCTCTTCTAGTTTCTTTTCTTGTTCTTACTATAACAGCCTTTACGACATCTCCCTTTTTAACGTTACCACCAGGGATAGCTTCTTTAACTGATGCCACAACAATGTCACCAATTCTTCCAAATCTCTTTTTAGATCCTCCTAAAACTCTTATTACCATAAGTTTTTTAGCCCCTG harbors:
- a CDS encoding Fic family protein, translated to MNIIVEKMTNEYIDDLLVRAAHHSTAIEGNTLTLGDTISILIYNYIPKGMTEREYYEVKNYKKAFELLLKADRVISTDLIKNYHRYIMENLREDNGEFKKIQNIILGSVIETTKPYLVPTVIEDWCQNLEYRLNNAKTDGEKIEAILDQHIKFEKIHPFGDGNGRTGRLLIIHSCLKENLAPILIPKEEKGKYINFLTSENIKEFVKWGIELENKERERIELFYNKEKEEK
- a CDS encoding aminotransferase class I/II-fold pyridoxal phosphate-dependent enzyme, yielding MSKLDQNKTPLFTVLKDEYVRRNILPFHVPGHKRGKGVDKEFFNFMGEAPFSIDVTIFKMVDGLHHPKSCIKEAQELLADAYGVKHSFFAVNGTSGAIQAMIMSVIKAGEKILVPRNVHKSVSAGIILSGSEPVYMNPEIDENLGIALGVKPQTVENMLKQDPDIAAVLLINPTYYGVATDLKKIADIVHSYDIPLIVDEAHGPHLHFHDELPVSAVDAGADICTQSTHKILGSMTQMSVIHVNSDRVDVEKVKQILSLLHTTSPSYPLMASLDCARRQIATEGQELLTKAIELAKYFRREANRIPGIYCFGEELVGKEGFFAFDPTKITISAKELGLKGGELESLLVDDYNIQMELSDYYNTLGLVTIGDTEESIDRLLDALRDISKRFFGKGKTLEKNNIKLPETPELVLMPREAFYSEKNKVPFKESVGKISGEMIMAYPPGIPIIIAGERISQDIIDHIEELKEADLHIQGMEDPELETINVIEEEDAVYLYTEKMKNVLIGVQTNLGVNKTGTEFGPDDLIQAYPDTFDEMELITVERQKEDFNDKKLKFKNTVLHTCEKIAKRVNEAVIDGYRPILVGGDHSISLGSVAGVSLEKEIGILWISAHGDMNTPESTLTGNIHGMPLALIQGLGDRELVNCFYEGAKVDSRNIVIFGAREIEVEERKIIEKTGVKIVYYDDILRKGIDNVLEEVKDYLNVDNLHISIDMNVFDPEVAPGVSVPVRNGMSSDEMFKSLKFAFKNYSVTSADITEFNPLNDINGKTAELVDDIVQYMMNPDY
- the secY gene encoding preprotein translocase subunit SecY, giving the protein MTLMEKFSSRLSSIVKIPELRERIIFTLLMFLVARVGTLIPAPGVDVDRLASMASKSDVLSYINMFSGGAFTRISIFSLGIIPYINASIVVSLLVSIIPQLEEIQKEGESGRNRITQWTRYLTIALAIIQGAGVCLWLQSVGLVYNPGISFFVRTITTLTAGTVFLMWVGEQISVKGIGNGVSLIIFLNVISRAPSSVIQTVQKMQGDKFLIPLFVLVAFLATVTIAGIVLFQLGQRKIPIHYVGKGFSSKSGIGEKSFIPLRLNTAGVMPVIFASVFMLIPGVIVNALPSDLKIKTTLSIIFGQNHPVYMILYALVIMFFSFFYTALVFDPEKVAENLRQSGGTIPGIRPGEETVEYLEGVASRITWGGGLFLAVISILPYVIFTSMGLPVYFGGTGIIIVVGVALDTIQQIDAHLVMRDYKGFI
- the rplO gene encoding 50S ribosomal protein L15; amino-acid sequence: MKLNELTPSVPKKNRKRIGRGNSSGWGKTAGKGSNGQNSRAGGGVKPYFEGGQMPIYRRVPKRGFSNAIFKKEYTVISLSLLNDNFEDGEEVTLETLFKKFLIKKVRDGIKVLGNGELNKKLTVKVHKISKSAQAAIEAKGGTVEIVEVKGFERAESNK
- the rpmD gene encoding 50S ribosomal protein L30, with product MARLRIELVKSIIGRKPNHIATAKSLGLKKMHDVVEHNETPELKGKLAQISYLLKIEEVQA
- the rpsE gene encoding 30S ribosomal protein S5, which encodes MLNREDNQYQEKLLKISRVSKTTKGGRTISFSVLAAVGDGEGKIGLGLGKANGVPDAIRKAIAAAKKNIVKISLKNNTIPHEITGRWGATTLWMAPAYEGTGVIAGSASREILELVGVHDILTKIKGSRNKHNVARATVEALKLLRTAQEIAALRGLEVKDILS
- the rplR gene encoding 50S ribosomal protein L18, with the protein product MFKKVDRKASRQKKQMSIRNKISGTPERPRLSVFRSNTNIFAQLIDDVNGVTLVSASTIDKALKGSIANGGNVEAAKAIGKAIAERAKEKGIESIVFDRSGYKYTGRVAALAEAAREAGLSF
- the rplF gene encoding 50S ribosomal protein L6 yields the protein MSRVGKKPIAVPSGVDFSVKDNVVTVKGPKGTLTKEFNKNITIKLEDGHITFERPNDEPFIRSIHGTTRALINNMVKGVSEGYRKTLTLVGVGYRAAAKGKGLEISLGFSHPVIIDEIPGITFTVEKNTTIHIDGIEKELVGQVAANIRAKRPPEPYKGKGVKYADEHIRRKEGKKS
- the rpsH gene encoding 30S ribosomal protein S8 codes for the protein MYLTDPIADMLTRVRNANAVMHEKVDIPHSKMKERIAEILKEQGYISNFKIVTDEENKKNIRVYLKYAGKERVIKGLKRISKPGRRVYSSVEDMPRVLSGLGIAIVSTSKGVITDKVARAEKVGGEVLAFVW
- the rpsN gene encoding 30S ribosomal protein S14, with product MAKKSMIARDVKRAKLVDKYAEKRAELKKRIAAGDMEAMFELNKLPKDSSVVRKRNRCQLDGRPRGFMREFGISRVKFRQLAGAGLIPGVKKSSW
- the rplE gene encoding 50S ribosomal protein L5, producing the protein MDKYVSRYHKFYNEVVVPKLMKELEIKNIMDCPKLEKIIVNMGVGEATQNSKLIDAAMADLTLITGQKPLLRKAKKSEAGFKLREGMPIGAKVTLRKERMYDFLDRLVNVVLPRVRDFEGVPSDSFDGRGNYSVGLRDQLVFPEIDFDKVEKLLGMSITMVSSAKTDEEGRALLKAFGMPFKK
- the rplX gene encoding 50S ribosomal protein L24 — its product is MARPKIKFVPESLHVKTGDIVYVISGKDKKKTGKVLRVFPKKGKIIVEGINIVTKHLKPSQVNPQGGVVQKEAAIFSSKVMLFDEKTKQPTRVGYEVRDGKKVRVSKKSGEII
- the rplN gene encoding 50S ribosomal protein L14; amino-acid sequence: MVQQQTILNVADNSGAKKLMVIRVLGGSKKRFGRIGDIVVASVKEAIPGGNVKKGDVVKAVIVRTRKETRRDDGSYIKFDDNAGVVINNNNEPKATRIFGPVARELRAKNFMKILSLAIEVI